The Vibrio tubiashii genome includes a window with the following:
- a CDS encoding DmsA/YnfE/YnfF family dimethyl sulfoxide reductase, translating into MTNNKKESGVMNLTRRGFIKASSAVGSAAALASGISLPFTSKPVAAAVSKHVDEKVVWSACTVNCGSRCPLRMHVQDGEIKYVETDNTGSDVYGESTQVRACLRGRSMRRRVYNPDRLKYPMKRVGKRGEGKFKRITWEEAYDEVAGTMQRLIKEYGNDSIYLNYGTGTLGGTVTKSWPPASTLIARLMNLCGGYLNHYGDYSTAQIAKGLSYTYGGWANNNSFSDLANTKLNVQFGNNPAETRMSGGGLIHHYVESKNKSNAKTIIIDPRYTDTAGGREDQWIPIRPSTDAALVAGLAYVMITEELVDQPFLDKYCVGYDEKTLPASAPKNSDYKSYILGKGEDGIVKTPEWASKITGIPVDTIVKLAREMGTNKPCAIHQGWGLQRTANGELACRAIAMLSLLTGSVGVAGGSTGARESDINIPFVRFPTVPNPIETSISMFLWTDAIYRHHEMTDKTDGVRGAERLKNPIKMIWNYAGNCLINQHADINRTHDILQDDKACEMIVVIDNHMTSSAKYADIILPDLTTSEQDDWAMDGKAANAPYFIYAQKAIEPQFEAKGIYEMCSEIAKRMGVEQAFTEGRTQEQWVEHLYAETRKQDPSLPTFEEMKELGIYKRQYNRDYIAYEDFRNDPEANPLNTPSGKIEIYSEQLAEIAATWELKDGDVIHPLPIYVDSFEGHNDPLASKYPLQLTGFHYKARCHSTYGNVAEIKAAARQEVWINPIDAAERGIQNGDMVSIFNDRGEVRIPAKVTPRILPRVVALGEGAWYAPDGQKVDHAGSINVLTTQRPSPLAKGNPQHTNLVQIKAVKA; encoded by the coding sequence ATGACGAATAACAAAAAAGAATCTGGAGTAATGAATCTTACTCGCCGAGGGTTTATCAAAGCCTCTTCGGCGGTAGGTAGCGCTGCTGCATTGGCCAGTGGTATCAGCTTACCATTCACTTCAAAACCTGTTGCTGCTGCTGTTTCAAAACACGTCGACGAAAAAGTTGTGTGGAGTGCGTGTACCGTTAACTGTGGTTCACGTTGCCCGCTGCGTATGCATGTGCAAGATGGTGAAATCAAGTACGTTGAAACCGACAACACCGGCAGCGATGTTTACGGCGAGAGCACACAAGTAAGAGCTTGTTTGCGTGGTCGCTCGATGCGTCGTCGTGTCTACAACCCCGACCGCCTCAAATACCCAATGAAGCGCGTGGGTAAGCGTGGTGAAGGTAAGTTCAAGCGCATTACCTGGGAAGAAGCGTACGATGAAGTTGCAGGTACGATGCAGCGTCTTATCAAAGAGTATGGTAACGATTCTATCTACCTCAACTATGGTACAGGCACACTTGGCGGCACAGTAACTAAGTCTTGGCCACCTGCGTCAACATTGATTGCTCGTCTTATGAACTTATGTGGTGGATACCTAAACCACTATGGTGACTACTCGACTGCACAAATCGCCAAAGGTTTGAGCTACACCTACGGTGGCTGGGCAAACAACAACTCTTTCTCTGACTTAGCCAATACTAAGCTCAACGTTCAGTTTGGTAACAACCCAGCTGAAACGCGTATGTCTGGCGGCGGCTTGATTCACCATTACGTTGAAAGTAAGAATAAGTCGAACGCGAAAACCATCATCATTGACCCGCGCTACACAGATACTGCGGGCGGTCGCGAAGATCAATGGATTCCAATTCGCCCATCTACCGATGCTGCCCTTGTTGCTGGTTTGGCTTATGTCATGATCACAGAAGAGCTTGTTGATCAGCCGTTCCTAGATAAATACTGTGTCGGTTACGATGAGAAGACGCTTCCTGCCTCTGCGCCTAAAAACAGCGATTACAAATCTTACATTCTCGGTAAGGGTGAAGATGGCATTGTGAAGACACCTGAGTGGGCCTCAAAAATCACCGGTATTCCAGTCGACACCATCGTTAAGCTTGCACGTGAAATGGGCACGAACAAACCTTGTGCTATCCACCAAGGTTGGGGACTACAACGCACCGCAAACGGCGAGCTAGCTTGTCGCGCGATCGCTATGCTTTCTCTGCTTACAGGCTCTGTCGGTGTTGCAGGCGGCTCAACAGGTGCACGTGAAAGTGACATCAACATTCCATTTGTGCGCTTCCCAACTGTCCCTAACCCAATCGAAACCTCTATCTCAATGTTTCTTTGGACGGATGCAATCTACCGTCACCATGAGATGACTGATAAGACAGATGGTGTTCGTGGCGCAGAGCGTCTTAAAAACCCAATCAAGATGATTTGGAACTATGCGGGTAACTGCTTGATCAACCAACATGCAGACATCAACCGCACACACGATATTCTGCAAGATGACAAGGCGTGTGAAATGATCGTAGTGATCGATAACCACATGACTTCTTCAGCAAAATACGCAGACATCATCCTGCCAGACTTAACAACGTCAGAGCAAGATGACTGGGCAATGGATGGTAAAGCCGCTAATGCGCCTTACTTTATCTATGCACAAAAAGCGATCGAGCCGCAATTCGAAGCAAAAGGCATCTATGAGATGTGTAGTGAAATTGCTAAACGTATGGGAGTAGAGCAGGCCTTTACCGAAGGTCGAACTCAAGAGCAATGGGTAGAACACCTTTACGCTGAAACGCGCAAGCAAGACCCATCACTCCCTACGTTCGAAGAGATGAAAGAGCTAGGTATTTACAAGCGCCAATACAACCGCGACTACATAGCTTACGAAGATTTCCGTAACGACCCAGAAGCGAATCCACTCAACACTCCTAGTGGCAAGATTGAGATTTACTCCGAGCAACTGGCTGAAATCGCGGCGACTTGGGAACTCAAAGATGGCGATGTCATTCACCCGTTACCTATCTATGTAGACTCATTCGAAGGTCATAATGACCCACTAGCGAGCAAGTACCCACTACAGCTGACGGGCTTCCACTATAAAGCTCGCTGTCACTCAACGTACGGCAACGTGGCTGAAATTAAAGCAGCCGCTCGTCAAGAAGTGTGGATCAACCCGATTGATGCTGCAGAGCGCGGTATTCAAAACGGAGACATGGTCAGTATTTTCAATGACCGTGGCGAGGTTCGTATCCCAGCAAAAGTGACCCCACGTATTTTACCGCGTGTTGTCGCACTTGGTGAAGGTGCTTGGTATGCACCTGATGGTCAGAAAGTCGACCACGCTGGCTCAATCAACGTATTGACCACACAGCGCCCAAGTCCGCTTGCTAAGGGTAACCCTCAGCATACAAACCTTGTTCAGATCAAAGCAGTTAAAGCATAA
- a CDS encoding molecular chaperone TorD family protein: MIIDTAKLLGILFHQKKSKNELIELTTALFEDGVLSEATKQSLLELDEDTLSADFTELFEGLGEMKAPPWGSVYLDREKVVFGESTVQYRQFLSDNEIELNTGIREPEDQFGLMLLAFAFLLESNKTKSAKILMESHLLVWGMIYLDLLNKVSHNKFYSLLALDVSDWLNKLIIDLELVVEEKKIYLND; encoded by the coding sequence ATGATTATCGATACCGCGAAGTTGTTGGGAATATTATTCCATCAAAAGAAAAGCAAGAATGAGCTAATCGAGCTTACTACCGCACTTTTTGAAGATGGGGTATTGAGTGAGGCGACTAAACAGTCCTTATTAGAGCTTGATGAAGACACATTAAGCGCTGACTTTACAGAGCTTTTTGAAGGTTTGGGTGAGATGAAAGCTCCGCCATGGGGATCTGTTTACCTCGATAGAGAAAAGGTTGTCTTTGGTGAATCAACGGTTCAATATCGCCAATTTTTATCAGATAACGAAATTGAATTAAATACGGGTATTAGAGAGCCTGAAGACCAATTTGGATTGATGCTACTAGCGTTTGCTTTTTTATTAGAAAGCAACAAAACGAAATCCGCAAAAATATTAATGGAATCCCACTTATTAGTCTGGGGAATGATTTACCTAGATTTATTAAATAAAGTTTCACACAATAAGTTTTATAGCCTGTTAGCCCTAGATGTTTCTGATTGGTTAAACAAACTTATTATCGACCTTGAGTTAGTCGTTGAAGAGAAGAAAATATATTTAAATGATTGA
- the napF gene encoding ferredoxin-type protein NapF, which yields MIETIDTNRRGFLSRLSKPVSRLSEQPEQTPRTGPRPPKAVDEALFLRLCDGCGECQRICPNSVIEMRDQTARLNLDYNECSLCDECTKVCSSGALHASQMNKINLRPDFSQSCNNYLQIDCQQCAIGCPQSAIRVEEGERPVVDEEKCNGCGQCRSHCYLGAISMAFYS from the coding sequence ATGATTGAAACTATTGATACAAATCGCAGAGGTTTTCTTTCTCGGCTATCTAAGCCAGTAAGTCGTTTATCTGAGCAACCAGAGCAAACGCCGAGAACTGGGCCGCGACCACCTAAAGCTGTGGATGAGGCGCTTTTCTTGCGTCTCTGTGATGGTTGCGGCGAATGCCAGCGTATTTGTCCCAATAGTGTTATCGAGATGAGGGATCAAACAGCAAGGCTCAATCTGGATTACAACGAGTGTTCACTATGTGACGAGTGCACTAAGGTGTGCTCCAGTGGGGCGCTACACGCTTCTCAGATGAATAAAATCAATCTACGACCAGACTTCTCTCAGAGCTGTAACAACTACCTACAAATTGATTGTCAGCAGTGCGCTATTGGGTGTCCTCAATCAGCAATCCGTGTTGAAGAGGGGGAGCGTCCAGTGGTAGACGAAGAAAAATGCAATGGCTGCGGGCAATGCCGTAGCCATTGTTATTTAGGTGCTATTTCAATGGCTTTTTATTCATAG
- a CDS encoding peptidylprolyl isomerase: protein MIILSTTYGDIEIELNMEKAPVSSKNFLRYCQEGFYEGTIFHRVIDGFMIQGGGHIEDMTEKETHAPIANEANRGLKNKTGTIAFARTDAPHSATAQFFINLDDNDFLDHTAKTNQGWGYAVFGKVTAGMDVVNNIGKAMTGSKKGHDDVPLDTIKINKVTITD, encoded by the coding sequence ATGATCATTTTATCAACCACTTACGGCGATATTGAAATTGAATTAAATATGGAAAAAGCGCCAGTGAGTTCAAAGAACTTTCTGCGTTACTGCCAAGAAGGCTTCTATGAGGGAACGATTTTCCACCGCGTGATTGATGGATTTATGATTCAAGGTGGCGGTCATATTGAAGACATGACCGAGAAAGAGACTCATGCGCCTATCGCGAATGAAGCGAACCGCGGCCTAAAGAACAAAACCGGTACCATCGCTTTTGCTCGAACTGATGCCCCGCATTCTGCTACAGCACAGTTCTTTATCAACCTAGATGACAATGACTTCCTTGATCATACCGCCAAAACCAACCAAGGCTGGGGCTATGCCGTGTTTGGTAAAGTGACCGCAGGGATGGACGTGGTGAACAACATAGGTAAAGCCATGACTGGCAGTAAAAAAGGTCATGATGACGTGCCTTTAGACACAATTAAGATCAACAAAGTAACCATCACTGACTAA
- a CDS encoding sugar phosphorylase, with translation MNQKQVKLDSVAKDLQQILAGVYSPAQLNALIPKLVKVVGAHASVENKKQWVDQNDIMLITYGDSIKQPGQFPLQTLNEFLNQHAQEVLSAVHILPCYPYTSDDGFSVVDYWKINPELGDWNNVQALAKDYDLMFDGVINHISQSSDWFQGYLKGNDKYRHFFTEANPDRDYSSVTRPRALPLLTKFETAHGIKHIWTTFSADQIDLNFRTPEVFLKIVELLLFYAEQGATYIRLDAIGFMWKELDTPCIHQPQTHALVQAMRAVMDAAAPHVKLITETNVPHKDNISYFGNGSNEAHLVYQFPLPPLTLHTLQTGNSEKIVEWMDSLEPCTESTTFFNFLASHDGIGVRPVEGILNKQQVDHLLNVVTSNGGRVSYKDNGDGTQSPYELNINFFDAVRDPQVSDAINLDRFMAAQSILLSLAGVPGIYVHSLLGSGNDLAGLEKLGYNRAINREKLDRETVEAELALPASRRAQVLARFKQLLSVRKQHSAFAPNASQRIVKTGNQLITLVRGEEVVVAINISSQAVELDTNALLPGIRCDLISGSAVTGVTELKPYQVMWLSK, from the coding sequence ATGAACCAGAAGCAAGTTAAATTGGATAGCGTAGCTAAAGACCTGCAACAGATTCTCGCTGGTGTGTATTCACCAGCTCAGCTGAATGCACTGATCCCTAAGCTAGTCAAAGTAGTTGGTGCTCACGCCTCAGTGGAAAACAAAAAGCAATGGGTCGATCAGAACGACATCATGTTGATTACATATGGTGACTCTATTAAGCAGCCTGGTCAGTTTCCTCTTCAAACATTGAATGAATTTTTGAATCAACACGCACAGGAGGTTCTTTCTGCTGTGCACATTCTACCTTGTTACCCATACACATCAGACGATGGTTTCTCTGTGGTCGATTACTGGAAAATCAATCCAGAACTTGGTGACTGGAACAACGTACAGGCGTTGGCGAAAGACTACGACTTGATGTTTGATGGAGTTATCAATCACATTTCGCAATCCAGTGACTGGTTCCAAGGTTACCTAAAAGGTAATGATAAGTACCGTCACTTCTTTACCGAAGCTAATCCCGATCGAGATTACAGCTCGGTCACTCGACCTCGCGCATTACCTTTGCTGACCAAGTTTGAAACGGCGCACGGCATCAAGCATATCTGGACAACCTTTAGCGCTGACCAAATTGATCTGAACTTTCGTACCCCAGAAGTGTTCCTGAAAATCGTTGAACTGCTGCTGTTCTATGCCGAACAAGGTGCAACGTATATCCGATTAGATGCGATTGGTTTTATGTGGAAAGAGCTCGATACACCATGTATTCACCAACCGCAAACACACGCCTTGGTCCAAGCCATGCGTGCTGTGATGGACGCCGCTGCGCCGCACGTTAAGCTTATTACTGAAACCAACGTGCCGCATAAAGACAATATTAGTTACTTCGGCAACGGTAGTAATGAAGCACATCTGGTTTATCAATTCCCACTTCCGCCACTGACTTTGCATACCTTGCAAACTGGTAACAGTGAAAAAATCGTCGAGTGGATGGACAGCTTAGAGCCTTGTACCGAGAGCACTACTTTCTTCAATTTCCTTGCTTCTCATGATGGTATTGGCGTGCGTCCGGTCGAAGGCATTTTGAATAAGCAACAAGTTGATCACCTGCTGAACGTTGTGACGAGTAACGGCGGTCGTGTCTCTTATAAAGATAATGGCGATGGCACCCAAAGCCCTTATGAACTCAACATCAACTTCTTCGACGCCGTTAGAGATCCGCAGGTAAGTGATGCAATCAACTTAGATCGCTTCATGGCCGCGCAGTCGATTCTGCTTTCGCTGGCGGGTGTGCCGGGTATATACGTCCACAGCCTACTTGGCTCGGGTAACGATTTGGCTGGTCTAGAAAAGCTAGGCTATAACCGTGCCATCAACCGCGAGAAATTGGATCGCGAAACCGTTGAGGCAGAGTTGGCCCTGCCAGCGTCTCGTCGTGCTCAGGTTCTCGCTAGGTTCAAACAGCTGTTGAGTGTAAGAAAACAGCATAGCGCTTTTGCGCCAAATGCATCCCAACGAATTGTGAAAACCGGCAACCAACTTATTACGTTAGTGCGTGGAGAAGAGGTTGTGGTGGCGATCAATATTTCAAGTCAGGCGGTTGAACTCGATACCAATGCTTTGCTGCCAGGTATTCGCTGTGACTTGATTTCAGGTAGTGCTGTAACAGGTGTTACCGAACTAAAACCATATCAAGTGATGTGGTTGAGCAAGTAA
- a CDS encoding ABC transporter substrate-binding protein produces the protein MKLKTLTLGLAAAGLTLSSVAQAATVEYWTMQTQSDRLQTIEVMADVFEALNPGIEVKVVAVDENDMPKQIAAAAASNTLPDLIEVGSNLSLAFAEQGITDADAATAVVNSLGKDRIYKGALKMVEDPEQNKFVAVPYSGWVQGIWYRADWFKEAGLEPPTTWENIEKAAKYFNKPEQNQYGILIGTKADSYAEQVYTQFALSNDAGQFDKEGNLVFNSAKQKEALDFYKQLSEYTPPGPQTWRARDYYLQGKLAMFFYSTYIMDDLALAEAAASSLGTSNFADLKGATFDPDLAKNTRLATTVTHSSPSTFGTLTGFSIMKNDNKQDLEATKAFVEYMNEKDQVVAYSHMAPGGHLPMLRDIAETDEFLNDPKGIFNRYGKESIKEIIAGFDNIKDFSIVDGKAFPKSGEIFSKQIIPRMIYSAVIEDQDTQKSLDWAEKEMQQIITK, from the coding sequence ATGAAACTTAAAACTCTGACTCTTGGCCTTGCTGCCGCCGGACTGACGCTATCTTCGGTAGCGCAGGCTGCAACGGTTGAATACTGGACCATGCAAACGCAATCCGATCGTCTTCAGACGATTGAAGTGATGGCGGATGTGTTCGAAGCCCTTAACCCAGGTATTGAAGTAAAAGTGGTCGCTGTAGATGAAAACGATATGCCTAAGCAGATCGCAGCCGCAGCGGCATCGAACACTCTCCCTGACTTGATTGAGGTTGGATCTAACTTGTCTTTGGCATTTGCTGAGCAAGGCATCACCGATGCAGATGCAGCGACCGCTGTAGTCAACAGCCTTGGTAAAGATCGCATCTACAAAGGTGCGCTGAAAATGGTTGAGGACCCAGAGCAGAATAAGTTTGTTGCCGTTCCTTACAGTGGTTGGGTGCAAGGGATTTGGTACCGAGCGGATTGGTTTAAAGAAGCTGGGCTTGAGCCTCCTACGACGTGGGAAAACATCGAAAAAGCGGCTAAATACTTCAACAAACCAGAGCAAAACCAATATGGTATTTTGATTGGTACTAAAGCTGACAGTTATGCAGAGCAGGTTTACACTCAGTTTGCCTTGTCCAACGATGCAGGTCAGTTCGATAAAGAGGGCAATCTTGTCTTCAATTCGGCTAAGCAAAAAGAGGCGCTGGATTTCTACAAGCAGTTATCTGAATACACGCCACCAGGTCCACAAACCTGGCGTGCTCGTGATTACTACTTGCAGGGTAAGTTGGCGATGTTCTTCTACTCGACTTACATCATGGATGACCTAGCGTTGGCTGAGGCAGCAGCCAGTTCGCTAGGCACCAGTAACTTTGCTGACTTAAAAGGAGCTACGTTCGATCCTGATTTGGCGAAGAACACTCGCTTAGCTACCACGGTGACCCACTCTTCTCCTTCTACTTTTGGTACCTTGACTGGGTTCTCAATCATGAAGAATGACAACAAGCAAGACTTGGAAGCAACCAAGGCCTTCGTTGAATACATGAACGAGAAAGACCAAGTGGTGGCTTACTCACATATGGCGCCGGGTGGTCACTTGCCTATGCTGCGTGATATCGCAGAAACCGATGAGTTCTTAAATGATCCTAAAGGCATCTTCAACCGCTATGGTAAAGAGTCAATCAAAGAGATCATTGCGGGTTTCGACAACATCAAAGATTTCTCGATTGTTGACGGTAAAGCCTTCCCTAAATCAGGCGAAATCTTCTCCAAACAGATCATTCCTCGCATGATTTACAGTGCCGTCATCGAAGACCAAGACACGCAAAAGTCGTTGGATTGGGCTGAGAAAGAGATGCAGCAGATTATCACTAAGTAA
- a CDS encoding carbohydrate ABC transporter permease, protein MTPLERAEARFGWKLVAPTIGIIGLLILYPIVFNVYLSFFDVKLNGDKTFVGMANYIKLLANPDYYSSIATTGVYLFGTVVGTTVLGLAVALLMKNPFKGRGLVSAAILMPYFAPVISVVFGWQFLFDPVNGVFNWLMVDVLHLWDARSNLIGEPDTAVWVVIIFDVWKHFPIAYLLILSKLTSIPKDQYEAAAIDGYGPVGRFFHVTLPEIYFVLATVVILRLIWNLNRFEDVFLLAPNVETLPVFTYYQAFTGVIDQGLAAATSVIQFSVLCVLIWFYVKKILKW, encoded by the coding sequence ATGACTCCATTAGAGAGAGCGGAAGCTCGGTTCGGTTGGAAACTTGTTGCTCCAACCATAGGTATTATCGGACTTCTGATACTCTACCCAATTGTGTTTAACGTCTACTTAAGCTTTTTTGATGTCAAGCTAAATGGCGATAAGACATTTGTAGGTATGGCGAACTACATTAAGTTGCTTGCCAACCCTGATTACTATTCATCCATCGCAACCACAGGCGTATACCTTTTTGGTACTGTCGTTGGTACCACAGTCCTCGGTCTTGCTGTTGCACTGTTGATGAAAAATCCATTCAAAGGTCGCGGCTTGGTTAGCGCGGCGATTTTGATGCCTTACTTCGCCCCAGTTATTTCTGTGGTCTTTGGTTGGCAGTTCCTATTCGATCCTGTGAACGGTGTGTTCAACTGGTTGATGGTCGACGTGCTTCACCTATGGGATGCGCGTAGCAACTTGATTGGTGAGCCTGATACCGCAGTGTGGGTGGTGATCATTTTTGATGTGTGGAAGCACTTTCCGATCGCCTATCTATTGATTCTATCTAAGCTGACTTCGATTCCTAAGGATCAATATGAAGCAGCAGCGATTGACGGCTACGGGCCCGTGGGACGCTTTTTCCACGTTACGCTCCCTGAGATCTACTTCGTTCTGGCGACGGTGGTGATTTTGCGCCTGATTTGGAACCTCAACCGCTTTGAAGATGTATTCCTATTGGCGCCAAATGTAGAAACACTGCCAGTGTTTACCTACTACCAAGCTTTTACTGGGGTCATTGACCAAGGTCTGGCGGCGGCCACATCTGTCATTCAGTTCAGCGTGTTGTGTGTGCTGATTTGGTTCTACGTGAAGAAAATTCTGAAGTGGTAA